A genomic region of Miscanthus floridulus cultivar M001 chromosome 3, ASM1932011v1, whole genome shotgun sequence contains the following coding sequences:
- the LOC136545228 gene encoding uncharacterized protein isoform X3 produces MASSSVSLRGAILQRPHLTPRPAARRAFTTRRRAVPAKISCIGWDPEGILGAPQGGHIARLEFRRRLERDSEAREAFERQVREEKERRHNEREARVIPDTDAGLVEFFLDTDAREIEIEIGRLRPRLSQDFFGHISREIAQIKFAVARTAEMEDRLIELEAMQKVLLEGVEAYDKLQKDLVTAKERLMKILQSSDRKSTLLEMVERNELNISILTLLDENIASAKTSNQDEAAAFMEDVRSSLVKYITI; encoded by the exons ATGGCTTCCTCCTCCGTCTCCCTCCGTGGCGCCATCCTCCAGCGGCCCCACCTCACGCCCCGCCCCGCCGCCCGACGCGCCTTCACGACGAGGCGCCGCGCCGTGCCCGCCAAGATCTCCTGCATCGGATGG GACCCCGAGGGCATCCTGGGCGCGCCGCAGGGCGGCCACATCGCGCGCCTCGAGTTCCGCCGCCGCCTCGAGAGGGACTCCGAGGCGCGCGAGGCCTTCGAGCGCCAGGTGCGCGAGGAGAAGGAGCGCCGCCACAACGAGCGCGAG GCGCGGGTGATCCCGGACACGGACGCCGGCCTCGTCGAGTTCTTCCTCGACACCGACGCGCgcgagatcgagatcgagatcgGCAGGCTACGGCCAAGGCTCAGCCAGGACTTCTTCGGCCATATCTCGCGCGAAATAGCACAGATCAAATTTGCAGTCGCCAGAACAGCG GAGATGGAAGACAGACTGATCGAGCTGGAGGCGATGCAGAAGGTTCTTCTTGAGGGAGTTG AGGCGTATGACAAGTTGCAGAAGGACCTTGTTACAGCGAAAGAACGGCTCATGAAGATTCTTCAATCCAGTGACAGAAAATCGACA TTACTGGAAATGGTGgagcggaatgagctcaatataTCCATATTAACACTTCTTGATGAGAATATAGCGAGTGCGAAGACGAGTAATCAG GATGAGGCAGCTGCTTTCATGGAGGATGTGAGATCATCTCTTGTgaaatatataacaatataa
- the LOC136543335 gene encoding zinc finger BED domain-containing protein RICESLEEPER 2-like, translating to MAGSESADGDDGPTINDELRATGQILDDEDDMGDAAHLLFGRSAAPTNRDDAAASAAATSDVASLASSTTMDGEVRVVAICKLYKSRLSGKSANGTGHLKRHMLSCKKKTEHANLVQTRLALNPDGSYRNWEYSLDVARAELCRLITRLDLPLSIADNDAWDDYIQRAHNPRYKRVSRFTTSRDLSKLFNEKLHHLKNEVMPGVSSVYLTSDIWSGNAKEDYITVVAHYITSEWELKKAVIGFKLIEVTHSGINITEIIAGVLGDWGLLDKVFSVSLDNASANTSAMLTLSPLLAGYLGYDIDPLNPSKKIYHVVHQRCACHIINLIVKSGLKMLKPHIEVFRTAINFLNSSNHRIAQFKNYCITKGMRPRKFALDMDVRWNSTYLMLKHLMTYRSVFSVFINSQSGYPLLNEQHWYIADKVLQFLELFYDSTVVLSGVYYPTSPLVLHHILEIASHLHEFEHDNTLAAVVVPMKNKFLKAKLKGLGNVLDLLALSNNMSYIDYFAEVKSELHKLYDKYESKFGAARPARTTHPSGLTGKRKQVWGKIFGGSVSSGPSSASAGSIVPPGLSKLTVYLDSDNVVAYDDDFDILNWWHEHKLTYPVLCILAKDIMTVPVSTTSSESTFSLTGGIIEERLWAGPMYQWAAGYTGWHGPIFGPRTVPGPSTKHGGLFRHGPVARQAKRARARSGRAWPGLGPCRAVLARCSSLVTSSLDFDLAMVGKLFGFFSSSMAGIGGVRLMVY from the exons ATGGCCGGCTCTGAGTCCGCTGATGGTGACGATGGTCCAACCATCAACGACGAGCTCAGGGCCACAGGGCAGATCCTCGATGACGAAGATGACATGGGAGATGCTGCTCATCTCTTGTTCGGTAGGAGTGCTGCTCCGACCAACCGAGACGATGCGGCGGCTAGTGCTGCGGCCACCAGCGATGTAGCATCTCTGGCTTCGTCCACCACTA TGGACGGTGAGGTACGTGTTGTTGCTATTTGTAAGCTCTATAAGTCTCGTTTGTCTGGTAAATCTGCTAATGGCACTGGTCATTTGAAAAGACATATGCTCTCATGCAAGAAGAAAACAGAACATgctaatttggttcaaactaggctTGCTTTGAATCCTGATGGGTCTTATAGAAACTGGGAATATAGTCTAGATGTTGCTAGAGCTGAGCTTTGCCGTTTGATTACTAGATTAGATCTGCCTTTATCTATTGCTGACAATGATGCTTGGGATGATTACATTCAGCGTGCTCACAATCCTAGATACAAGAGAGTGTCTAGATTCACCACATCTAGAGATCTTTCTAAGCTTTTCAATGAAAAACTGCATCACCTAAAAAATGAAGTAATGCCTGGTGTGTCTTCTGTTTATTTAACATCTGATATCTGGTCTGGCAATGCTAAGGAAGATTATATCACTGTTGTTGCTCACTACATTACTTCTGAGTGGGAACTGAAAAAAGCTGTTATTGGCTTTAAACTGATTGAAGTGACTCATAGTGGTATTAACATTACTGAAATTATTGCTGGTGTGCTTGGAGATTGGGGCCTACTTGACAAAGTTTTCTCTGTTAGCCTTGATAATGCATCTGCTAATACAtctgctatgcttactttgagtcCTCTGCTTGCTGGTTACTTGGGTTATGATATTGATCCATTGAATCCTAGTAAAAAGATCTATCATGTTGTGCATCAGAGATGTGCTTgccatataattaatttgattgtTAAATCTGGTTTGAAAATGCTTAAACCACACATAGAGGTTTTTAGGACTGCAATTAACTTTCTGAATTCATCTAATCATCGCATTGCACAATTCAAAAACTACTGCATTACTAAGGGTATGAGGCCTCGTAAATTTgctttggatatggatgttagatggaactcAACCTACCTTATGCTAAAACATCTCATGACATATAGATCTGTGTTTTCTGTGTTCATCAATTCTCAGTCTGGCTATCCTCTATTGAATGAACAACATTGGTACATTGCTGACAAGGTGTTGCAGTTCCTTGAGTTGTTCTATGATTCAACTGTTGTACTTTCTGGTGTTTATTACCCCACTAGTCCTTTGGTACTGCATCACATACTTGAGATTGCATCCCATCTGCATGAATTTGAACATGATAATACTCTTGCTGCTGTAGTTGTGCCAATGAAGAATAAATTTCTTAA GGCTAAGTTGAAAGGTCTGGGAAATGTGCTTGACTTGCTTGCTCTAAGTAACAATATgagttacattgattactttgctGAGGTTAAATCTGAGTTGCATAAACTCTATGACAAGTATGAATCTAAGTTTGGTGCTGCTAGGCCAGCTAGAACCACCCATCCATCTGGACTGACAGGTAAGAGAAAGCAGGTATGGGGCAAAATTTTTGGAGGATCAGTTTCTTCTGGTCCTTCAAGTGCATCTGCAGGATCTATTGTGCCTCCTGGTCTCTCTAAGCTCACTGTTTACCTTGACAGTGACAATGTTGTGGCATATGATGATGACTTTGATATCCTCAATTGGTGGCATGAGCATAAACTAACCTATCCAGTTCTCTGTATCTTGGCTAAAGATATTATGACTGTTCCTGTATCAACTACTTCTTCGGAGTCTACCTTTAGTCTTACTGGCGGGATCATTGAGGAGCG GCTATGGGCTGGCCCGATGTACCAGTGGGCCGCGGGCTAcacgggctggcacggcccgataTTCGGCCCACggaccgtgcctgggccgtcCACCAAGCACGGTGGACTGTTCAGGCACGGCCCGGTGGCCCGGCAGGCCAAAAGGGCCCGAGCCCGAtcgggccgtgcctggcccgGGCTCGGGCCGTGCCGGGCCGTGCTGGCCCGTTGCTCATCTTTAGTCACCAGCTCGTTGGATTTCGATCTCGCAATGGTTGGGAAGTTGTTTGGGTTTTTTAGTTCAAGCATGGCTGGTATTGGTGGTGTCAGATTGATGGTTTATTGA
- the LOC136545228 gene encoding uncharacterized protein isoform X2, whose product MASSSVSLRGAILQRPHLTPRPAARRAFTTRRRAVPAKISCIGWDPEGILGAPQGGHIARLEFRRRLERDSEAREAFERQVREEKERRHNEREARVIPDTDAGLVEFFLDTDAREIEIEIGRLRPRLSQDFFGHISREIAQIKFAVARTAEMEDRLIELEAMQKVLLEGVEAYDKLQKDLVTAKERLMKILQSSDRKSTLLEMVERNELNISILTLLDENIASAKTSNQDEAAAFMEDSPERSIKSKRARKPNP is encoded by the exons ATGGCTTCCTCCTCCGTCTCCCTCCGTGGCGCCATCCTCCAGCGGCCCCACCTCACGCCCCGCCCCGCCGCCCGACGCGCCTTCACGACGAGGCGCCGCGCCGTGCCCGCCAAGATCTCCTGCATCGGATGG GACCCCGAGGGCATCCTGGGCGCGCCGCAGGGCGGCCACATCGCGCGCCTCGAGTTCCGCCGCCGCCTCGAGAGGGACTCCGAGGCGCGCGAGGCCTTCGAGCGCCAGGTGCGCGAGGAGAAGGAGCGCCGCCACAACGAGCGCGAG GCGCGGGTGATCCCGGACACGGACGCCGGCCTCGTCGAGTTCTTCCTCGACACCGACGCGCgcgagatcgagatcgagatcgGCAGGCTACGGCCAAGGCTCAGCCAGGACTTCTTCGGCCATATCTCGCGCGAAATAGCACAGATCAAATTTGCAGTCGCCAGAACAGCG GAGATGGAAGACAGACTGATCGAGCTGGAGGCGATGCAGAAGGTTCTTCTTGAGGGAGTTG AGGCGTATGACAAGTTGCAGAAGGACCTTGTTACAGCGAAAGAACGGCTCATGAAGATTCTTCAATCCAGTGACAGAAAATCGACA TTACTGGAAATGGTGgagcggaatgagctcaatataTCCATATTAACACTTCTTGATGAGAATATAGCGAGTGCGAAGACGAGTAATCAG GATGAGGCAGCTGCTTTCATGGAGGAT AGCCCAGAACGAAGCATCAAGAGTAAACGAGCCAGGAAGCCCAACCCGTGA
- the LOC136545231 gene encoding uncharacterized protein: MIDAMCAYGSGYKGPNFNQLCGPLLAKCVVETRNFVDGFRKTWRETSCTIMADGWTDRKRRTLINFLVYCPKGTVFLKSVDATDSSKTTDFLFRLFKDVVNFVGLEHVVHFVTDNASNMVAAGRRLEDEFPSIYWSPCAAHCVNLILSDFGKEDVVKTTVAHASGITKYIYNHCFPLYLMRKFTKGHEILRPSQTSFATNFIALQSIYKHKADLYAMVISNEWTTCAYYKEPQAKKFTKAVLDQKFWKNYAIVCQLSEPLVQVLRIVDNNERPAIGYLFAAFHAARDEIVKRFQRKKELAKPFLEYIDAQWDKHFDKNLHASGFWFNPNNQYNIELREKYNFTTSRVLDVIERYTGKDIALRSALTKEMKIFRNGEGNFGRSTAINDCLGMLADEWWQTYGCSAPNL, from the exons ATGATTGATGCTATGTGTGCATATGGTTCTGGATACAAGGGGCCAAACTTTAATCAGCTGTGTGGTCCATTGCTTGCAAAATGTGTTGTAGAAACTAGGAATTTTGTTGATGGTTTCCGCAAAACTTGGAGGGAAACTAGTTGCACTATTATGGCTGATGGGTGGACTGACAGAAAGAGAAGGACCCTCATTAACTTCTTGGTCTACTGTCCCAAAGGTACTGTTTTTCTCAAGTCAGTTGATGCCACTGATAGCTCCAAAACTACAGATTTCTTGTTTAGATTATTTAAAGATGTAGTAAATTTTGTTGGGCTTGAACATGTGGTTCATTTTGTCACTGATAATGCCTCAAACATGGTTGCTGCTGGTAGAAGGTTAGAAGATGAGTTCCCATCCATTTATTGGTCCCCTTGTGCTGCCCATTGTGTGAATTTGATATTGTCTGACTTTGGTAAGGAGGATGTAGTGAAGACTACTGTAGCTCATGCATCAGGAATTACAAAATATATCTATAACCATTGCTTCCCATTGTATCTAATGAGGAAGTTCACTAAAGGTCATGAGATTCTTCGCCCATCCCAAACTAGTTTTGCTACTAATTTTATTGCTTTGCAAAGCATATATAAGCACAAGGCTGATCTATATGCAATGGTTATCTCTAATGAGTGGACAACTTGTGCATATTATAAGGAACCACAAGCCAAAAAGTTCACCAAAGCTGTGCTAGATCAAAAGTTCTGGAAAAATTATGCTATTGTTTGCCAATTATCAGAACCACTAGTTCAGGTACTGAGAATAGTGGACAACAATGAGAGACCTGCAATAGGCTATCTATTTGCAGCATTCCATGCTGCAAGAGACGAAATTGTGAAGAGATTTCAGCGAAAGAAAGAGTTAGCAAAGCCTTTCTTGGAATACATAGATGCACAGTGGGATAAGCACTTTGATAAGAATCTTCATGCTTCTGGCTTTTGGTTCAATCCTAATAACCAGTACAATATTGAACTAAGAGAGAAGTACAACTTCACTACTTCTAGAGTTCTTGATGTCATAGAGAGATATACTGGCAAAGATATTGCCCTTAGAAGTGCTCTGACGAAAGAAATGAAGATTTTTAGGAATGGAGAAGGTAATTTTGGGCGTTCAACTGCTATAAATGATTGCTTGGGCATGCTTGCTG ATGAGTGGTGGCAAACTTATGGCTGTAGCGCACCAAATTTATAG
- the LOC136545228 gene encoding uncharacterized protein isoform X1, translating into MASSSVSLRGAILQRPHLTPRPAARRAFTTRRRAVPAKISCIGWDPEGILGAPQGGHIARLEFRRRLERDSEAREAFERQVREEKERRHNEREARVIPDTDAGLVEFFLDTDAREIEIEIGRLRPRLSQDFFGHISREIAQIKFAVARTAEMEDRLIELEAMQKVLLEGVEAYDKLQKDLVTAKERLMKILQSSDRKSTLLEMVERNELNISILTLLDENIASAKTSNQDEAAAFMEDDILRMWKSELFPPVCMSRSESRAQNEASRVNEPGSPTRESWARMEEVSRPSPIASGVSLRDSCKRLYE; encoded by the exons ATGGCTTCCTCCTCCGTCTCCCTCCGTGGCGCCATCCTCCAGCGGCCCCACCTCACGCCCCGCCCCGCCGCCCGACGCGCCTTCACGACGAGGCGCCGCGCCGTGCCCGCCAAGATCTCCTGCATCGGATGG GACCCCGAGGGCATCCTGGGCGCGCCGCAGGGCGGCCACATCGCGCGCCTCGAGTTCCGCCGCCGCCTCGAGAGGGACTCCGAGGCGCGCGAGGCCTTCGAGCGCCAGGTGCGCGAGGAGAAGGAGCGCCGCCACAACGAGCGCGAG GCGCGGGTGATCCCGGACACGGACGCCGGCCTCGTCGAGTTCTTCCTCGACACCGACGCGCgcgagatcgagatcgagatcgGCAGGCTACGGCCAAGGCTCAGCCAGGACTTCTTCGGCCATATCTCGCGCGAAATAGCACAGATCAAATTTGCAGTCGCCAGAACAGCG GAGATGGAAGACAGACTGATCGAGCTGGAGGCGATGCAGAAGGTTCTTCTTGAGGGAGTTG AGGCGTATGACAAGTTGCAGAAGGACCTTGTTACAGCGAAAGAACGGCTCATGAAGATTCTTCAATCCAGTGACAGAAAATCGACA TTACTGGAAATGGTGgagcggaatgagctcaatataTCCATATTAACACTTCTTGATGAGAATATAGCGAGTGCGAAGACGAGTAATCAG GATGAGGCAGCTGCTTTCATGGAGGAT GATATCTTGCGGATGTGGAAATCTGAATTATTTCCGCCTGTCTGTATGTCACGGTCCGAGTCAAGAGCCCAGAACGAAGCATCAAGAGTAAACGAGCCAGGAAGCCCAACCCGTGAGTCTTGGGCCAGAATGGAAGAAGTAAGCAGGCCAAGCCCAATTGCGTCTGGTGTATCGCTGCGAGACAGCTGTAAACGTCTATATGAGTGA